One window of the Cryptomeria japonica chromosome 7, Sugi_1.0, whole genome shotgun sequence genome contains the following:
- the LOC131045208 gene encoding uncharacterized protein LOC131045208 codes for MSYHQIDDEQKEKNIADEKLLRPNFFSMNVGFLSPKFWRLVGGMKICTKLYPSAQPSRQPSSLETQVSPKTSEEALKLEIEYVRNLGILEGSKAFANALAAVDSSGLENFENKLKLLTTLGLLENEILKIVRWFPSTLSGGIDKIKKNMDFLKNTAGFQPNIVVTHSRLLTYSVENRLLPRHKVFEFLRETDPSRLPKSLVKVYNLSERSFADKFLLGTPEAAKLFENYKGKSVDLAIS; via the exons ATGTCATATCATCAAATAGACGAcgaacagaaggagaagaatattgCAGACGAAAAATTGCTACGACCCAATTTTTTCTCAATGAATGTGGGCTTTCTGAGTCCCAAGTTTTGGCGATTGGTAGGAGGAATGAAGATTTGTACAAAACTATATCCATCGGCACAGCCCAGCAGGCAACCCAGCTCTTTAGAGACTCAGGTTTCACCGAAGACCAG TGAAGAGGCGCTGAAATTGGAGATTGAATATGTGAGAAACCTAGGTATTTTGGAGGGATCGAAAGCATTTGCGAACGCCCTTGCAGCGGTTGATAGCTCTgggcttgaaaattttgaaaataaattaaaactcttgacaactcttggtcttctggaGAATGAGATCCTGAAGATTGTAAGGTGGTTTCCTAGTACGCTCTCTGGTGGCATTGATAAGATAAAGAAAAATATGGATTTCTTGAAAAATACCGCTGGCTTTCAGCCGAACATTGTGGTTACGCATTCACGTCTTTTGACTTATAGCGTAGAGAATAGGCTTCTACCACGCCATAAGGTATTTGAATTTTTAAGGGAAACAGATCCATCAAGACTTCCCAAAAGTCTAGTTAAAGTGTATAACCTAAGTGAACGAAGTTTTGCCGACAAGTTTCTGCTGGGCACTCCTGAGGCGGCAAAATTGTTTGAAAACTACAAGGGGAAATCTGTTGATCTTGCCATCAGCTGA